The DNA segment GGACGCGCCGTTCCGCTTCCTCTCTCGTCAAAACCTTGTCGCCAACAGAACCGGCCGCCGCCTCCGCAGCAGTCTCCTCGTTGAGCAGGCGGTCGACGAGTTCCTGCCTGCTGATGGCGTAGGTGCCTCGCTTGGCGATCACCATGCCGGCGGCCATGTTCGCCAGGGTGGCCGCTTCCGGGAAGGATGCGCCGCTGGCGATGGCCCAGGCGGTGGTCGCGATGACCGTATCGCCGGCGCCGGAGACATCATAGACCTCCCGCGCCTGCGTCGGAATATGATGAACCCCCTCCGGACCGATGATGGTCATCCCTTTTTCCGAACGGGTGATCAGCAGATTGTCGACACCAAACTCACGGACCGCGCCGGCGCCATACTGGACCAGGCAGTCGTCCCGGTTGGGCAGGGCAATCCCATAGGCGTCGCCCAGTTCTTTCACATTCGGCGTCACATAATCGGCGCCCCGATACTTATGCCAGTCATGCCCCTTGGGATCGACAAGGACGGGTATCCCCTTGGGGCGACACAGGGCGATGAGGGATTGGCACAACTCCGGTGTGCAGGTTCCTTTCGCATAGTCGGAGATGAGCACCGCGTCGATAGACTGGCGGCAAAGCAACCCGGCAAGCCAGTCGAGGATGACCTGGGCCTCACCGGATTCTATCGGCGTCGTCTGTTCAAAGTCAAGGCGCACCATCTGCTGGGCGCCCCCAACGACGCGCGCCTTGGTGATCGTCGGTTTTTTGCTCTTCACCATTCCGGTGATGTCGATGTCGGCAGACTGCAAGGCCGCCAACAGCTTCGCGCCGTCGGCGTCGTCGCCGACAGCGCCGGCCATCCAGACAACGGAGCCCAGCTTCAACAGGTTTAATGCCACATTGGCGGCCCCGCCCAGGGTCTCCTCCATCCGTTCCACATTGACGACCGGCACAGGCGCTTCGGGCGATATCCGCCGCACGTCGCCGAAGAAATACCGGTCCAGCATGACATCGCCGATGACGGCGATCGTCCGGGGCGTCGATTCGGAAAATAAGCGGAGCAGCTTTGCTTTTTCATCGACCATCGGCAAATTCCTTTTCAATCAACTCACAGAGGATATGGCCGATCAGGATGTGGGCCTCCTGGATGCGCGCCGCCACATCGGAGGGCGCCTGGATCGCAAGGTCGCAAAGCTCGGCCAGCGCCCCGCCTTTTGCGCCCGTCAGCCCGGCCGTTATGGCCTGTTTCGCCCGCGCCGCTTCGACGGCGAGGAGCACGTTGGGGCTGCTCCCGCTCGTGGAAAGAGCGATAACGAGGTCCTTCTCCTGGACGAGCGCCTCCACTTGGCGGACAAAAATCGCCTCAATGCCGAAGTCGTTGCCCACCGCCGTCAGGATCGACGTGTCCGTCGTCAAGGCGATGGCTGGCAAGGCCCGCCGTTGTCGCTGGAACCGGCCGACCAGTTCGGCGGCGATGTGTTGACAATCGGCGGCGCTGCCGCCATTTCCGAGCAGGACGATCTTCTTCCCCCGCCTGAGCGTGTCCGTCGCCACGGCTGCCAGTTGCAAGAGCGGTTGCTCGATGCTCTCCTTCATTTTGCTTATCACGGCTTGATGCTCATCGATTCGGTCGATCACCACAGCCATTCACCGCCCTATTTTTGCATAGTAACATCCTGCCTCGTTGCTTCTTCCGTCTATGGCTTACTGGTTTCTATGAAATGCGACAGCGGCGCCACCTGCCGGCTTTGCACATGGACCACATCGAGGTGCTCGATCGCCTTGCGCCGGGCATCGCCGGAGAGATAGCTCAGTTTCCCGCGCTCGTCTCTCGATTCGCGAAACTTGCTGCACACATAGCCTTCTTTGGCGGTCAGCGCCTTGAGCCGATGAGGCACATCCTTGCGGATGAAGAAGGCGTTGGAGCCGATGCTGTTGGAGCCGACAAAGTCATAGCCCTTCGCCTCTGCCAGCAGGCACAGGGCAGGGAGGGACGCGCCGAAGTAGAGGTTCGAGTAATGGGCCGTCGTGCGGTTAAACTGTTCGTTATAGGGAACGGTGACCGGCAGCGTATCGCCAAAGACGCTGTTGTATTCGCAGATGACGATCCGCGGCGAGATGACCTCGATGGCTTGCCACACCCAGTAGTCGTTGCCGTCGATGTCGACACTCAACAGGCCGATGTCGCCGGTGATGCCGGCATCGCCGATCAGTTGATTGATGTTATCCTTGGTCACATGGGCGCAACGGACCGACAAGTCGTGCTTCCAACAGATCGCGTCGTTCTGGATGGACTCCACATAAGAGGGATCATTGTCAAGGACCAGGCCTCTCCAGTTGTCATTTTGCAACAAAAAGCGCGTATTGGCTTCTGTATAGTCCTGGACGCCGAACTCCACAAAGACCTCGTCGTCGATCTCCGTGTTGGCCAGCAGGTACTGGATGATCCCGTCTTCGCCCGATTGGGAAAAGACCTTGAACTCGGCTTCCCGCAAGGCGCCCACGTTCTTTAGCCCTTTGACGCGCTCGGCATTCAGCTTCCCTAACAGCATGGAATTGGCAAGCAGCCGTTCCTTTTCGCCTGAATCCCGTCCTGCCATTTCCTCATAGATGGCGAGGCCGTTCACATAGTGCTCTTCCGCCAGGAGACCATACCCATTCAATTGCCGGGAGATCTCGGGGTAGTAGCTGCTGCAGACGAAAATCATGTACTCATCGCACGGGAGGGAGATCAGCTTCTCCGGGTTTTCAACGGGCAGGCCGCCGATGGTTTGCCCCCATTTGGTCTCGTTGTTGTCCACGTAAAACCGGATGTCATAGCCGATGCCTTTCAATAAGGCGACCACTTTATGGCTGGCGCTGCCGGTTCCAAAGAGGACCACTTTTTTGTTTTTGCCTTCCAGCAACAAGCGCACATGGTCGATCATGCGTTTTTTCATCCCGTCAGCCCCCGAACGTCAGCGTAATCGCAAGATATCACAAGAAAAAGGAGTGCCATCGTGTCAGTTCCAACAAAGAAAATCCTTCTTTTCAGAATAGCCGGCGCCGGTCAGTTGCGCCGCGATCTCCTGCTTCCATGATGAGGCGATAAAAAAGAAGGTCTCTCTCCCCACGGCGTCGGGGCTTTGGATCGGGAGTCCGTCCAAGGTCTCCTTCCATTTCGACCGGTCATTGTCGACGTAACAGTTGACAGGCACGCCCACCTTCTTCAGGAGCGTGTACAACTGCCTTCCCAGGCTGCCAGAGCCGAAAATCGCCACCGGCCGTCCCAGCAGTTGCGTCCGCAAGGACGCGATATCGAGATCGCCGGTCCAGTAGTGCCCATAGGTCCGGCGAAAAAAGGCGCTCACCTGTTCGAAGATCACCGGGTCCCATTCCGTCGTCTCGGGAAAGTCGATGGTCTCCTTCCGCCCGATCGCGCCGCCATCGATGCGCTGTTCTTGGACGCTGTCGATGGCGGCGCAGTGGGTCCCCGTTCCGTCCATCCCCCGGTTGACGACGAGACTGTTCTTCGGGAACAGGCTGACCCCGCCATGGGTAAACATGGACCAGTACCAGCGGATCGCCCAGGAATCGATTTGGCCCGATAGCTGCCGCAACAGCATGGTCGTCTGGGAATAGCCGTCATCGATGTCAAAGGCCCTGCGCAATCCGTGATCGAGGAAGAGCCGTTCCACACCGGCACAGTCGGGATCGAAGCGATCCCAGGCCCGTTTCCAGGTGGCCCAGCCCCAAGAGGACATGATCGGGAGAAACAAGGCATCTTTGGCCCATGCCACATCGATAGGATGCATATAACCGGACACATGCATCACCTTGGGGTCATCGCTGTATCGAGCCAGGGAGGCGTTCATGAACCGGAGAAAGGCCGGTGAAAGGCGTAAGTCGTCTTCCAGGACGATCACCTGGCCGAAACGGTTGACAATCTCGGTCACACCGCCGATCACCGAAGCGGCCAGCCCCCGGTTGTGGTCGGATTCGATGACGGTGACCTCTTTGCACCAGGATTGTTCTCGGACGACCTGCCGCGTCTCTTGAATGGCCGCTCCGTCATCCTCTGCTTTCGGGCCGTCGCAAAAGACAAAGAGTTCGCTTTCCGCTGCCTCAGGGCAGCGCCGGAGCGATTCCAGCGTCTTGCGGGTGTGGTTGGGCCGTTTATAGACAAACAAGGCGATCGGCGCGTAGGCGTTCATCGCTACCCCTCACATCTAAAGAAGACTGATTTGACCCTCTTCTGCGCCGGCGCGCTGTCGAAATCGCCGGAAAACCTCACTCATCGAGGTGAAGGACATGGCTGTGGCCTGACGAAAGCGACTCCCGTTAAGGTAGGTTTTTTGCGGACGTCGATCGAGCAAACCGATCTCGCCGGGCGTTTTCGGGATGACCTTCGCGCTCTCGCCGAGGCCGAAGAGAAACTGTCGCGCCAACTCCTCACCGGTGAAGAACTCGCTGTTTGCCAGGTGATAGAGGCCGCTCAGGTTTCCCTCAATGGAGCGAATCACACCTTCCGCCACATCGCCCACATAGGTCGGCGATAGGATCTGCCCTTCGATGCATGTGATCTGCCCGGTCGCGACCCGGCTTTGATGCCAGCGCGACAGGATGTGCCCTTCGGCAGGATCGTCCCCGACGATCACGCTGAGGCGCAGGACGAGGTGGTTCGGAAAGAACTCCTCATAGGCGGCTTCAACGTCTGCCTTCTGCCTCCCATACTCGCAGATGGGATTGGGCGGCATCGATTCGTCATAATAGCCCCGCACCCCGTCAAATACCGTATCGGAAGAAATGTAGATCGTCTTTACGCCCCAGGCGTCCAATCGCTTGACCAGTCGGAGGGTTCGCTCCACATGCATCTGCCTGCTCTCTTCCCGGTGGGTGAAACAGTAGTCGATCTTGGGGACTGCGGCGCAGATCACCGCATGACAGGACGCGGCGTCCGAGGTGGGCAAAAAAGACGCCGGCATTACGTCTGCGATATCGTCTTCGAGCAGGTTATAGGGGCGAAAGGCGGGGTTCCCGTTGGAGCATCGGGTCCCGATCACATCGAACCCTTCTTTTTGCGCTAGGGTAAAGACATGCCTTCCGATCAATCCCGAAGCGCCGATGACCAGCAGCTTGTGGGTCATCCTCTCACCCTCTCAACAAATCCACGTTTTGGCGAAGGAAACGGGCGCCGACACGAGCTGTATGATGCCGGCAGGGATTGTCCTTGGGAAAGAGATCCCAGAAGGCTCGCTGCAACTGCTCATCCTCTTCGGCTGGAACCCATCTGCCGTCGATCCGTTCGTTCATCTCAGTGGCCAAGTCGAGAATCTCCTCGGGGCTGTTCTCAATGGGCGTGATCTCCCGTTCATACAACTGATCCAGGTAATTTTTTAGCTGGAGTTCCCATTCAATCTGTTCCTTAAAGGTGAGAAAACGCTTCTCCCGGTTATGCCAGAGTTTTTTTAAGATGAACAGATCCTTGGGGCCAAAGGGCGGCGTGAGGATGATGGTCTGATTGGCCACAGCGGCGGGCACACTGGCTGCCCAGACCAGGGAAGTCGGCCCGGAATCGGAACCCAACAAGAATTTGCATCGCGATAGCAAATAAATATCGCCAAATTCGGTCCGGCAGGTCGACGCGTAATCGATGATGCGCCGGTTGCCGGTGGCGAGCGCTTTTTCCACGACGGCGCCCATGCGCAGGACGGGAAGCCCACAGCCGGTCAGATAATCGGCTGCGGCCAGGTAGTTTTCAATGCTGTTGTTCCGCGAATTGGCTGTTTTCCAATCATAGGTGTTCTTATCATAGGTTTGATTTTGATAGGCGCTGTCGCGGCTATGAAAACAGACAAAGGCCTCTGCCGGTGAAAGGCCCATCTCGGCGAGGATCTGCCTGCCCTTTCGCTCTTCATCGGGATTGAACTGGATGATCTGCGGCTGCGGCGCCTCTCGCAGCACCGCATGTTCCCGAAGATAGGGGATGACGTAATCGTAAAAGGACCATTTTTTGTTCTCTTTTTTGGTCAGCAAAATCCAAAAGAGTATGGCGAAGGGGTTTTCCACAACCCTTTTTTTTCTTTTGATCATCTCGTAAAGATACCGGTTGGCGATGATCCTTTGCGGGCTGATCAACACATCGAGTTGTCCTGCTTTACCGGCGGTTATCGTTTTCTTCCGAAAATACAGCTCCGAGTTCAAGGCCAGGTGTCCGATCGCTCTTGTCCATAAACAGCGAATATCGACAGATATCCCTGCGATGGACAGCAACCATTTCGCCATTCCCGTCAGGGGGCGAAACAAGCGAATGACGGTTTTGTCATTGACGAGGCGTTCCACCACCTCAGCGACATCCTCAATGCCCTTTCCCAGGTCGGCATGGATCGGCACAAAGTCTTCCAGCCCGTTGATGTAATCGACATCTGCGATGAAGCCCAACCGCCGCAGTTGTTCTGAGATTTCTGTAAAGTAGGAAGAGGCGATCACCACAAAGGGTTTTTCCCGTCCGGAGGCCGATAGATCAGAGGGACTCACGATCGTCCTTCCGGCGATCACAGTCCCCCATTTTTTCGCGTCATTGTCGAGAAAAAAATCGATATGTAACGGAAACGTTTCGATGTAGGTCAAAGCGGCGCTTCCCGTCCCAAAGATCGCAATCGGTCTTTGCTTGCTGATTGTTTCATATCTATTTCTCTTCTTTGTATACTCCCGTTCAATCAGCCTGAGCATCAACCCATAGACGTCCATGCTGCCAAGTCCCCCGTGTCTTTATTCCTTATCGGCGTAATGATACTGCCGGTCCCAGATATGGCAACCGCGGCAGAAATCGATCTCGTTTCGGCGTTGGGTCGCGTGAAAGGAGCGGACATTCCGGAACGCCTCGCCGTTCCAGATCTCCTTGATCGACTGGCGCCGGAAATCCCCCATCGGAAATTTGACATTGTAATCAACGGCGCAGATGCCCACCGTTCCATCGACATGCATCGCCATTGATGAAAAGGGGGAGATGCAGGGATGGGCGCTGAAGCGGCTGATCTCGGCTTCCTCTTCCGGGGACAACTGGTTTCCCCAGGTGTGGGCCGGCATGGCGTAAGCCTTATCCCCCGCTCGGAGCAGGGGAGACCAAAAGGCGAGCCATGGCTCCACCTCATGCTGGTTTTCTTCCATGACGACCATCCGAATGCGGACCGTGCAGAGATGGTTCCCCTTGTCCCGCAAGCGAATGAAGTTTTGGGCGTTTTCAACGACCGTCTCAAACTGCAAGCCCCGCCGGATGCCTTCAAAGGTTTCCTTTGTACAGCCGTCGATGGAGATCATGATGTCGTTCAGCCCAGCCGCCAGGAGGCGTTCCGCCAAGTCGGCATCAAGGCGCTGGCCATTCGTCGACATGGTGACCCGTTTGATCCCCCCGTCCTTCAACATCTTGACGCGCAGGGGCAGGTCTTTGTCCAAGGTGGGTTCCCCGTCACGGTTCAAACAGATCGTCTCAATCCAATCACGGTACTGTCCCACTTCCTCGGCAAACTTGTGGAACAGTTCCATGGACATAAAGGGGCTGGCTTTTTTCTCCCATTTGTCGATGGTGCACATGATGCAGCGGGCGTTGCACAGGTTTACCGTCTCAATCTCAAAGTACTTG comes from the Heliomicrobium gestii genome and includes:
- the rfaE1 gene encoding D-glycero-beta-D-manno-heptose-7-phosphate kinase produces the protein MVDEKAKLLRLFSESTPRTIAVIGDVMLDRYFFGDVRRISPEAPVPVVNVERMEETLGGAANVALNLLKLGSVVWMAGAVGDDADGAKLLAALQSADIDITGMVKSKKPTITKARVVGGAQQMVRLDFEQTTPIESGEAQVILDWLAGLLCRQSIDAVLISDYAKGTCTPELCQSLIALCRPKGIPVLVDPKGHDWHKYRGADYVTPNVKELGDAYGIALPNRDDCLVQYGAGAVREFGVDNLLITRSEKGMTIIGPEGVHHIPTQAREVYDVSGAGDTVIATTAWAIASGASFPEAATLANMAAGMVIAKRGTYAISRQELVDRLLNEETAAEAAAGSVGDKVLTREEAERRVQQWKAAQLRVVFTNGCFDIVHRGHIAYLEKARRLGDRLIIGLNSDRSVSRIKGDKRPLIAEGDRAWLLAALQFVDAVVLFDEDTPQELIKRLRPDFLVKGGDYSVETVSGREYAGETVILPYEDGCSTTNIIKKILEVYGTHERYKAEA
- a CDS encoding D-sedoheptulose 7-phosphate isomerase, coding for MAVVIDRIDEHQAVISKMKESIEQPLLQLAAVATDTLRRGKKIVLLGNGGSAADCQHIAAELVGRFQRQRRALPAIALTTDTSILTAVGNDFGIEAIFVRQVEALVQEKDLVIALSTSGSSPNVLLAVEAARAKQAITAGLTGAKGGALAELCDLAIQAPSDVAARIQEAHILIGHILCELIEKEFADGR
- a CDS encoding nucleoside-diphosphate sugar epimerase/dehydratase, whose amino-acid sequence is MKKRMIDHVRLLLEGKNKKVVLFGTGSASHKVVALLKGIGYDIRFYVDNNETKWGQTIGGLPVENPEKLISLPCDEYMIFVCSSYYPEISRQLNGYGLLAEEHYVNGLAIYEEMAGRDSGEKERLLANSMLLGKLNAERVKGLKNVGALREAEFKVFSQSGEDGIIQYLLANTEIDDEVFVEFGVQDYTEANTRFLLQNDNWRGLVLDNDPSYVESIQNDAICWKHDLSVRCAHVTKDNINQLIGDAGITGDIGLLSVDIDGNDYWVWQAIEVISPRIVICEYNSVFGDTLPVTVPYNEQFNRTTAHYSNLYFGASLPALCLLAEAKGYDFVGSNSIGSNAFFIRKDVPHRLKALTAKEGYVCSKFRESRDERGKLSYLSGDARRKAIEHLDVVHVQSRQVAPLSHFIETSKP
- a CDS encoding glycosyltransferase family protein, which encodes MNAYAPIALFVYKRPNHTRKTLESLRRCPEAAESELFVFCDGPKAEDDGAAIQETRQVVREQSWCKEVTVIESDHNRGLAASVIGGVTEIVNRFGQVIVLEDDLRLSPAFLRFMNASLARYSDDPKVMHVSGYMHPIDVAWAKDALFLPIMSSWGWATWKRAWDRFDPDCAGVERLFLDHGLRRAFDIDDGYSQTTMLLRQLSGQIDSWAIRWYWSMFTHGGVSLFPKNSLVVNRGMDGTGTHCAAIDSVQEQRIDGGAIGRKETIDFPETTEWDPVIFEQVSAFFRRTYGHYWTGDLDIASLRTQLLGRPVAIFGSGSLGRQLYTLLKKVGVPVNCYVDNDRSKWKETLDGLPIQSPDAVGRETFFFIASSWKQEIAAQLTGAGYSEKKDFLCWN
- a CDS encoding SDR family oxidoreductase, with product MTHKLLVIGASGLIGRHVFTLAQKEGFDVIGTRCSNGNPAFRPYNLLEDDIADVMPASFLPTSDAASCHAVICAAVPKIDYCFTHREESRQMHVERTLRLVKRLDAWGVKTIYISSDTVFDGVRGYYDESMPPNPICEYGRQKADVEAAYEEFFPNHLVLRLSVIVGDDPAEGHILSRWHQSRVATGQITCIEGQILSPTYVGDVAEGVIRSIEGNLSGLYHLANSEFFTGEELARQFLFGLGESAKVIPKTPGEIGLLDRRPQKTYLNGSRFRQATAMSFTSMSEVFRRFRQRAGAEEGQISLL
- a CDS encoding TIGR04372 family glycosyltransferase, which produces MTYIETFPLHIDFFLDNDAKKWGTVIAGRTIVSPSDLSASGREKPFVVIASSYFTEISEQLRRLGFIADVDYINGLEDFVPIHADLGKGIEDVAEVVERLVNDKTVIRLFRPLTGMAKWLLSIAGISVDIRCLWTRAIGHLALNSELYFRKKTITAGKAGQLDVLISPQRIIANRYLYEMIKRKKRVVENPFAILFWILLTKKENKKWSFYDYVIPYLREHAVLREAPQPQIIQFNPDEERKGRQILAEMGLSPAEAFVCFHSRDSAYQNQTYDKNTYDWKTANSRNNSIENYLAAADYLTGCGLPVLRMGAVVEKALATGNRRIIDYASTCRTEFGDIYLLSRCKFLLGSDSGPTSLVWAASVPAAVANQTIILTPPFGPKDLFILKKLWHNREKRFLTFKEQIEWELQLKNYLDQLYEREITPIENSPEEILDLATEMNERIDGRWVPAEEDEQLQRAFWDLFPKDNPCRHHTARVGARFLRQNVDLLRG
- a CDS encoding radical SAM/SPASM domain-containing protein; translation: MYPRSEQNDQLAGRIGLTDLSQCELFPKYFEIETVNLCNARCIMCTIDKWEKKASPFMSMELFHKFAEEVGQYRDWIETICLNRDGEPTLDKDLPLRVKMLKDGGIKRVTMSTNGQRLDADLAERLLAAGLNDIMISIDGCTKETFEGIRRGLQFETVVENAQNFIRLRDKGNHLCTVRIRMVVMEENQHEVEPWLAFWSPLLRAGDKAYAMPAHTWGNQLSPEEEAEISRFSAHPCISPFSSMAMHVDGTVGICAVDYNVKFPMGDFRRQSIKEIWNGEAFRNVRSFHATQRRNEIDFCRGCHIWDRQYHYADKE